The Alphaproteobacteria bacterium DNA window GATACGGAGCGACTGGCCGATGCCTTCAGTGCCGCCATCCTGGGGGAGCGTCAGGGGTTTGGCCTGACCGACTAGCCTGACCGACTAGCCTGGCCAATTTGCCTGGCCAATTTGAAAGCGCCACGCCTGTCAGTTGCCTGGCTTGACCTATATGTAAGTATTTGCTTACTGTAAGGACCCGACCAGACGACTGCCACAGGAGAGTGCCATGACCGTACACCATCAGGTGCGCTTCCCCAACGAATCGGACGGGTACAGGAGTGCCAGAAACAAGCTGCTGGACCTGGAGCGAGAATTGCGCGCCAAAGTGGCGGAGGTGGCAGCGGTACGGCGCCAACTGCCGGCCGGCGGCGAAGTGCCTCAGGACTATGTGTTCGCAACGGCAACTGGCCCAGTGCCGCTGAGCCGGCTTTTTCAGACAGGGCAGGACACCCTGCTGCTGTACAGCCTGATGTACAAGCCGGGCGGAACACCCTGCCCCATGTGCACAGCGTTCCTGGATAGCCTGAATGGCAGTGCCCGGGCCCTCACACAACGTATTTCCCTGGCCGTGGCGGCGCGCGCCACGCCAGCCGAGCTGGCAGACCTGGCCAGGCGGCGGGCCTGGACCCACCTGCGCCTGCTGTCATCCGACGGAACGACCTACAACACAGACTATAATGCGGAGTCCGCCAGCGGCGACCAGTGGCCGATCCTCAACGTCTTTCGCAAGGACAGTGGCAGCATTCGCCACGTTTGGGCCAGTGAGCTGTTCTACACGACAGCAGAGGCCGGCCAGCACGCGCGGCACATCGACCAGCTCTGGCCACTGTGGAACGCACTGGACCTGACGCCGGCAGGACGCGGTGACAATTGGTATCCTGACGTGTCCTGATGTCGCTGCCGCGTCCGGTCAGGCTATTCGGCGGCGGACGGTTGCGGCCTGTCCGGCGCCACTGGAGTGCGCCCTTCCGCCACCGGCCTTGTCCGGCGCGACGGGCTCCCCGCGATATACAGAACCGTAGCGCCCACAATGGCGGACATCAGCGAGCCGCCGAGGACACCGATACGCACGCCGGGAGCGTATTGCGCAGCATCAAATGACAAGGTGCCGATAAACAGGCTCATGGTGAAGCCAATGCCGGCAAGGCAAGCCAGTCCATAGACCTGCAGCCAGCTTGTGTTGGGAATGGGACGGCAAATGCCAGAACGAACCGATAGCCAGACGGCGCCAAAGACGCCGATCTGCTTACCAAAAAAGAGGCCAAGGGCGATGGCCAGTGGCAGCGGCTGCAGCAAGGCGCCCAACGTGAACCCCGCCAGAGAAACGCCTGCATTGGCAAAGGCAAACAAAGGCATGACACCGAAGGCCACATAGGGCTGCAGGCCGTGCTCCAGATGTTCCAGAAGATGCTTGCCACGGCGGTCGCGCAGCGGGATGGCCATAGCCAGCGCAACACCGGCAAGGGTAGCGTGAACGCCGCCCTTGAGGACCAGAACCCAAAGCACCAGACCGACGGCGATATAGGGGAATACTCGCCCCACCCCGATGCGGTTCATTACCGCCAGAACGACGCAGGCCCCCCCGGCCCCGGCCAGCGCCATGAATGACAGCTCTGACGTGTAGAAGACGGCAATGATGATGATTGCACCAAGGTCATCAAGGATCGCAACGGCCAGCAGAAACGCCTTCAGCGCCGGCGGCACACGATTGCCCAGCAGAGCCAGCACACCCAGGGCAAAGGCGATATCGGTCGCCGCCGGGATTGCCCAGCCGTTGATCAGGACCGGATCACCGAAGTTGATCGCTGCGTAGATAATGGCGGGCACCGCCATGCCGCCGACAGCGGCAATGCCTGGCAGCATAATCCGGTCACGACTGGATAACTGTCCGACCAGTATCTCCCGCTTGATCTCCATCCCGACAAGGAAGAAGAAGACCGCCATCAGCCCGTCATTGATCCACAGCAGAACCGGCTTCGCCAGCTTGAAGTCGCCTATGGTGATCATCGCCGGCGTTTTGAGCAGCGTCGCATAGAGATGCGAGAAGGACGAATTGTCCAGCACAAGGGCGAATACAGCCGTGGCCATGAGAACGAGGCCGCCTGCCGCCTGTGGATTGATAAATCGCAGCGCGCCCTTCATTCCGATCCGCCGTCCCTTTTCCGCTGAGAATCTTTCATAACCAAATGGCGAACCATCACCACCGTGCCTTCGGGCGGGAGATTAAACAGGGAACCGCCGGGTGGCTATACCGCAGGGAGCCGGTCACGCCGATAGGGAATCCGGCAGGGGCCCAGATCACGCAAGTATCACTGCGTGCGGCCCCTCCTAGAAGTGGTCGTCGCGCACAACCTGGACATCAGACACCAGGACAATACCGGCATAGTTCTCCAGCAGGGGCTGCGCCGCGGCGACGATCCGGCCGGCGGTATCGCCGTCGGTCACCACGATGATCATCACATTGCGGAAGACGTCTGAGACATGGGCTTCGTCCCGCACACCCCGGCGTCCCATGCCGTGAACCTGCGGCACTACGGTATAGCCGGTAGCGCCTTCGGCCTCCACCATCTGCACGATGGCCGCCTGTCTTGCCGCCTCGACGACGATTTCCACTTTCTTCTTGGAATGCAATGGCATCATCTCGATCCCTCGTCCGGCTATCCCGCCAGCCAACTGGCGACACCATGATAGAGCGGAATGCCTATCACCAGGTTGAACGGAAACGTGACGCCAAGTGAAAGCGTCACATAGATTCCAGGATTGGCCGCCGGCAGGGACATCCGCATGGCGGCCGGCACAACGATATAGGAGGCGCTGCCGGCCAGTACTGCGGTCAATGCCATGCCACCGGCCGAGAACCCGGCAGCCCATGCCCCGGCCAATCCGGCGATGGCGCCAACCAGAGGCATGAACAGGCCGAAGGCGACCAATGGCCAACCGATGGCGCGGAAGCTGTCCAGACGGCGCCCGACCAGGAGCCCCATGTCCAAAAGAAAGAAGGCCAGCACCGCCTTGAACGGCACGTCGATCACCGGCTTCA harbors:
- a CDS encoding DUF899 family protein; this translates as MTVHHQVRFPNESDGYRSARNKLLDLERELRAKVAEVAAVRRQLPAGGEVPQDYVFATATGPVPLSRLFQTGQDTLLLYSLMYKPGGTPCPMCTAFLDSLNGSARALTQRISLAVAARATPAELADLARRRAWTHLRLLSSDGTTYNTDYNAESASGDQWPILNVFRKDSGSIRHVWASELFYTTAEAGQHARHIDQLWPLWNALDLTPAGRGDNWYPDVS
- the nhaA gene encoding Na+/H+ antiporter NhaA; the protein is MKGALRFINPQAAGGLVLMATAVFALVLDNSSFSHLYATLLKTPAMITIGDFKLAKPVLLWINDGLMAVFFFLVGMEIKREILVGQLSSRDRIMLPGIAAVGGMAVPAIIYAAINFGDPVLINGWAIPAATDIAFALGVLALLGNRVPPALKAFLLAVAILDDLGAIIIIAVFYTSELSFMALAGAGGACVVLAVMNRIGVGRVFPYIAVGLVLWVLVLKGGVHATLAGVALAMAIPLRDRRGKHLLEHLEHGLQPYVAFGVMPLFAFANAGVSLAGFTLGALLQPLPLAIALGLFFGKQIGVFGAVWLSVRSGICRPIPNTSWLQVYGLACLAGIGFTMSLFIGTLSFDAAQYAPGVRIGVLGGSLMSAIVGATVLYIAGSPSRRTRPVAEGRTPVAPDRPQPSAAE
- a CDS encoding DUF190 domain-containing protein, which translates into the protein MMPLHSKKKVEIVVEAARQAAIVQMVEAEGATGYTVVPQVHGMGRRGVRDEAHVSDVFRNVMIIVVTDGDTAGRIVAAAQPLLENYAGIVLVSDVQVVRDDHF